Proteins from one Algicella marina genomic window:
- a CDS encoding ABC transporter permease: MEKLIPYIPLLMKGTFVTVSLAVCALFLATLLGALGAVGRVAGGRVGSGAVLIYTSLVRGVPELVLILLIYFGGQRALNQIGGTLGLEYIDLSKFWAGVIAIGFIYGAYLVETFRGAYLTIPRGQGEAAAALGLRPFVVFRLVMVPQLIRFALPGYANVWQVLVKATAVVSIIGLQDLVGLANDAGKSVREPFTFLAFALLIYLCITWVSTQIFEWLTRRYAEKTHAN; this comes from the coding sequence ATGGAAAAACTGATCCCTTACATTCCCCTTTTGATGAAGGGCACTTTTGTCACGGTTTCGCTGGCAGTATGTGCGCTGTTCCTGGCCACGCTACTAGGTGCGCTCGGTGCCGTCGGTCGCGTTGCCGGTGGGCGCGTTGGCTCCGGAGCTGTGCTGATCTACACTTCGCTGGTGCGCGGTGTGCCGGAACTCGTGCTGATATTGCTGATCTATTTCGGTGGACAAAGAGCCCTCAACCAGATCGGTGGCACACTTGGATTGGAATACATCGACCTGTCCAAGTTCTGGGCCGGCGTGATCGCCATCGGTTTCATTTATGGGGCTTATCTCGTGGAAACTTTTCGCGGGGCCTATCTGACCATTCCGCGGGGTCAGGGCGAGGCGGCGGCGGCTTTGGGATTGCGGCCATTCGTGGTGTTCCGCCTCGTTATGGTGCCGCAACTTATCCGTTTTGCGCTGCCGGGCTACGCCAATGTCTGGCAGGTTTTGGTCAAGGCCACCGCCGTAGTGTCGATCATAGGTTTGCAGGATCTTGTCGGCCTGGCCAACGATGCCGGTAAGTCAGTTCGGGAACCGTTTACGTTTCTTGCCTTTGCTCTCTTGATTTATCTTTGTATTACATGGGTTTCCACGCAAATATTCGAGTGGTTGACCCGTCGCTACGCCGAGAAGACACATGCGAATTGA
- a CDS encoding sarcosine oxidase subunit delta — protein MLILSCPCCGVRGEETEFSPGGEAHLRRAGPETDDAVFSEYLFQRRNPRGVHFERWRHSFGCGKWFHAARCTKTLEVFGTYSAQVSEIPEDIIAAIRARRPDWEINQ, from the coding sequence ATGCTGATACTTTCATGCCCTTGCTGCGGAGTTCGCGGTGAAGAAACCGAGTTTTCGCCCGGTGGTGAAGCCCATCTGCGCCGCGCGGGTCCAGAAACTGACGATGCAGTTTTCTCTGAATATTTGTTCCAGCGTCGCAACCCGCGCGGAGTTCATTTCGAGCGCTGGCGTCATTCATTCGGCTGTGGCAAGTGGTTTCATGCTGCGCGATGCACAAAGACATTGGAAGTGTTCGGCACTTATTCGGCGCAAGTCAGCGAAATTCCCGAAGACATCATCGCCGCCATCCGTGCCCGGCGGCCTGACTGGGAGATCAATCAATGA
- a CDS encoding RSP_7527 family protein: MADYNYPSPSEIARIEREAEQMRAEAIRDGFAAMVRAISGGFRRLGNVFATRKHA; this comes from the coding sequence ATGGCCGATTACAATTATCCCAGCCCGAGTGAGATCGCTCGGATCGAGCGTGAAGCAGAACAGATGCGTGCGGAAGCCATTCGTGATGGTTTCGCGGCAATGGTTCGTGCAATTTCCGGCGGTTTCCGCCGGTTGGGCAACGTTTTCGCGACAAGAAAACACGCCTGA
- a CDS encoding transporter substrate-binding domain-containing protein, whose product MRSVLGAIVLAGMASNVVAADINICVEGAYPPFSYTTESGDVEGFDIDIANALCDAMGKSCEMVKTDWDGIIPALLERKCDAIVASMSITEERKKVIDFSNKYYNTPAKFTGPEGMTLEELDGKTVGVQRGTIHQEFMEGEFPEIDLKLYGTQDEVFLDLSSGRIDALMADSIATLDGFLNTDAGAGFSFFGPNYSIPKYHGVGPGIGVRQGEEDLRNAFSHAIGVIRGTGEYMKINEKYFDFDIYGG is encoded by the coding sequence ATGAGATCAGTACTTGGTGCGATCGTATTGGCTGGTATGGCGAGTAACGTTGTGGCGGCGGATATCAACATCTGTGTCGAAGGGGCCTATCCGCCGTTTTCGTATACGACCGAGAGTGGTGATGTCGAAGGGTTCGATATCGACATTGCCAATGCACTTTGCGACGCAATGGGCAAATCTTGCGAGATGGTGAAAACCGATTGGGACGGCATCATCCCAGCGTTGCTGGAGCGTAAGTGCGATGCCATTGTCGCCTCAATGTCCATCACCGAGGAACGCAAAAAAGTCATTGATTTTTCTAACAAATATTACAACACGCCTGCGAAGTTCACGGGGCCCGAGGGGATGACCCTTGAGGAACTGGATGGCAAGACCGTGGGTGTGCAGCGTGGCACGATCCATCAAGAGTTCATGGAGGGGGAATTCCCCGAGATTGACCTGAAACTCTACGGAACGCAGGATGAAGTCTTCCTCGATCTTTCTTCTGGCCGGATCGACGCACTGATGGCGGACAGCATCGCGACGCTTGACGGCTTTCTGAACACGGACGCGGGTGCCGGTTTCTCCTTTTTCGGCCCCAACTATTCCATCCCGAAATATCATGGCGTCGGGCCGGGTATCGGTGTGCGTCAGGGAGAAGAAGACCTTCGCAACGCGTTCTCGCACGCTATCGGCGTTATCCGAGGTACTGGCGAGTACATGAAAATAAACGAAAAGTACTTCGACTTTGACATTTACGGCGGCTGA
- a CDS encoding ABC transporter permease — MRIELVLENWQLFAEGVWMTLQLTALALVFGLCIAVPAGLARARRLPFWSPLVNAYVYVFRGTPLLVQLFLIYYGLGQFEFVRDSYAWPVLREAYWSALICFSLNSGAYVTEIVRGAVETVPKGELEASEALGMTPRQTTLAVLLPSAMRRALPQYGNEVVFMLHGSSLASTIPLIDILGAGRTLNSRYYLAYEGLLTAAVLYMAITLCVVFIFRMLEAKYLAHLRVTRTKTKKMKIGLR; from the coding sequence ATGCGAATTGAGTTGGTGCTGGAAAACTGGCAACTCTTCGCAGAAGGCGTCTGGATGACACTTCAGTTGACTGCGCTGGCACTTGTCTTTGGTCTGTGCATTGCAGTGCCGGCCGGCCTCGCCCGGGCGCGGCGCCTACCTTTCTGGTCACCACTGGTTAACGCTTATGTCTACGTTTTTCGCGGCACGCCGCTGCTGGTGCAGCTTTTTCTGATCTACTACGGCCTTGGCCAGTTCGAATTTGTCCGGGACAGTTATGCGTGGCCGGTATTAAGAGAGGCTTACTGGTCCGCGCTGATCTGTTTCTCCCTGAATTCCGGTGCCTATGTCACCGAAATTGTACGCGGTGCCGTTGAGACGGTACCGAAGGGTGAGCTGGAGGCCTCGGAGGCTCTGGGGATGACGCCACGTCAGACGACCCTGGCGGTACTGCTGCCCTCGGCTATGCGACGCGCACTGCCACAGTATGGCAACGAGGTGGTGTTCATGTTACACGGATCTTCCTTGGCAAGCACCATTCCCTTGATCGACATCCTCGGCGCAGGGCGAACACTCAACTCCCGCTATTACCTTGCTTATGAAGGACTTTTGACAGCGGCCGTGCTGTACATGGCAATAACGCTCTGCGTGGTTTTCATATTTCGAATGCTGGAGGCCAAGTACCTTGCACATTTGCGGGTGACGCGGACCAAGACGAAAAAAATGAAGATTGGGTTGAGATAG
- a CDS encoding sarcosine oxidase subunit alpha family protein: protein MTTRLGQGGALIDRTKQVEFIFNNVRMRAFEGDTLASALLANGQRFIGRSFKYHRPRGIVAAGAEEPNALFTIGEGKTLEPNQRATTTEVFDGLTACSQNHWPTLKFDVGAINSRLSRFFPAGFYYKTFIRPRAAWKHVFEPIIRQSAGLGKPPKDADADRYEYFYAYVDVLIIGGGIAGIAAARTAAASGARVLLCEQGATFGGRALVDDVEIDGKPGADWVAQELETLTALENVTVRNRMMGAGVYDHGYALAYEQLDDHLASSDGPRHRLWRIRARRIITATGAIERPLSFAGNDVPGVMLASAVRDYVRLYGVSPGDRTVVVTNNDDGYRTALALHTAGLMVPVILDARQSANGVLPQTARAAGLKVETGRGIAAVKGRTGVEAVDICVQAGEGSIIDTIECDCVAMSGGWSPVVHLWSHCGGKLVWNEEEAHFLPDPAHPPIGDDGEVSVLAAGAAAGALRDDCLENAIAAAHSAARSSGYAAVDVPKPQLRVPAEDPMAPVWVMPQGAKATLRAKAFLDFQNDVKVADVELAAREGFESVEHAKRYTTLGMATDQGKLSNINGLAVLSGALNSPIPQVGTTTFRPPYTPISMGSIAGEARGALFKPLRKTPIDRWHDSNGASWEPVAEWRRPFTYLRDGETRDDAVKREILNTRTAVGLLDASTLGKILVKGPDAGRFLDLIYTNMMSSLKRGSCRYGLMCTENGFLFDDGVVARLSEDSFLLHTTSGGSDRVHAWLEEWLQTEWWDLKVHTANLTEQYAQIAVVGPKARTVLETLGGMDLSAENLPFMKWADGQLAGIAARVFRISFSGELSYEVAVPAGQGMAFWDACLTAGEAHGIMPYGTEALHVMRAEKGFVMIGDETDGTVTPQDLNLGWAVSKKKADFIGKRAQMRSDFQRPGRKQLVGLETLEPQTVLPDGAHAVEPGKNAYGQARTIGHVTSTYYSPTLERSIAMALIKGGSDRMGEVLDFPVEGDRVIKARVVDPVFLDKEGERQNV, encoded by the coding sequence ATGACAACGCGGTTGGGGCAGGGTGGTGCACTCATAGATCGAACAAAACAAGTTGAATTCATTTTCAACAATGTTCGGATGAGAGCGTTCGAGGGGGATACGCTCGCCTCAGCGCTTCTTGCAAATGGTCAGCGTTTCATCGGGCGATCGTTCAAGTACCATCGGCCCAGAGGGATCGTTGCAGCCGGTGCAGAGGAACCGAATGCGCTGTTCACCATTGGTGAGGGAAAGACGCTGGAGCCGAACCAAAGGGCGACGACAACGGAGGTATTCGATGGGTTGACCGCCTGTAGCCAGAACCACTGGCCGACGCTGAAGTTCGATGTCGGCGCGATCAACAGCCGCCTCTCCCGTTTCTTCCCAGCAGGTTTCTACTACAAGACGTTCATCCGCCCCAGGGCGGCCTGGAAGCATGTTTTCGAGCCGATCATCCGCCAGTCCGCCGGTCTGGGCAAACCGCCGAAGGACGCGGATGCTGACCGCTACGAGTATTTTTATGCCTATGTCGATGTATTGATCATCGGCGGCGGTATCGCCGGAATTGCAGCGGCAAGAACGGCAGCGGCTTCCGGAGCGCGGGTGCTGTTGTGTGAGCAAGGCGCGACGTTCGGTGGCCGGGCATTGGTGGACGACGTCGAGATCGATGGCAAGCCAGGTGCGGACTGGGTGGCGCAGGAACTGGAAACGTTAACCGCGCTCGAGAACGTAACGGTGCGCAACCGGATGATGGGGGCAGGCGTATACGATCACGGGTACGCGCTGGCGTACGAACAGCTGGACGACCACCTTGCGTCGAGCGACGGTCCGCGGCACAGGCTCTGGCGCATAAGGGCGCGTCGGATCATCACTGCCACAGGTGCAATCGAGCGGCCGCTGTCGTTTGCCGGAAACGATGTACCGGGCGTGATGCTGGCATCTGCGGTGCGTGACTATGTTAGGCTTTATGGCGTTTCCCCAGGCGACCGGACTGTTGTTGTCACCAACAACGATGACGGCTACCGCACGGCTCTTGCTCTGCATACCGCCGGATTGATGGTGCCCGTGATCCTCGATGCCAGGCAATCTGCGAATGGAGTCCTACCGCAAACTGCGCGCGCCGCTGGGCTGAAAGTTGAAACCGGGCGCGGCATTGCTGCGGTTAAGGGGCGGACGGGTGTCGAAGCTGTCGATATTTGCGTCCAAGCCGGCGAAGGAAGCATCATTGACACGATCGAATGCGATTGCGTCGCTATGTCGGGCGGTTGGTCTCCGGTAGTGCACCTGTGGTCGCATTGCGGTGGGAAACTGGTCTGGAACGAGGAAGAGGCCCATTTTCTTCCCGATCCTGCGCATCCACCGATTGGCGATGATGGCGAGGTATCCGTATTGGCCGCCGGGGCGGCCGCGGGAGCATTGCGCGACGATTGTCTCGAGAATGCAATAGCGGCCGCACACTCGGCCGCACGGTCTTCGGGCTATGCGGCTGTTGATGTGCCCAAACCTCAGTTACGCGTCCCGGCAGAAGATCCGATGGCACCGGTCTGGGTCATGCCGCAGGGCGCGAAGGCGACGCTTAGGGCCAAGGCGTTCCTGGATTTCCAGAACGACGTGAAAGTCGCGGACGTGGAACTCGCCGCCCGTGAGGGTTTCGAAAGCGTGGAGCATGCTAAACGTTACACCACATTGGGGATGGCAACGGACCAGGGGAAACTCAGCAACATCAATGGTCTGGCTGTTCTTTCTGGAGCTTTGAATTCGCCAATTCCTCAGGTTGGGACAACAACCTTCCGCCCGCCCTACACCCCGATCTCGATGGGCTCAATCGCCGGGGAGGCGAGAGGTGCGCTGTTCAAACCATTGCGTAAGACGCCGATCGACAGATGGCACGACTCCAATGGTGCAAGTTGGGAACCGGTCGCGGAATGGCGCCGCCCGTTCACCTATCTGCGAGATGGCGAAACCCGCGATGATGCTGTGAAACGGGAGATCCTGAACACGCGCACTGCGGTCGGTCTGCTGGATGCGTCTACTCTTGGAAAGATCCTTGTAAAGGGGCCGGATGCCGGTCGGTTTCTCGACCTGATCTATACCAACATGATGAGCAGCCTGAAGCGGGGTTCCTGCCGTTATGGGCTGATGTGCACTGAGAATGGGTTTCTCTTCGATGACGGCGTCGTCGCCCGTTTGAGTGAAGACAGTTTTCTGCTGCACACCACATCTGGGGGCTCGGACAGGGTTCATGCGTGGTTGGAGGAGTGGCTCCAAACGGAGTGGTGGGACCTGAAAGTCCATACCGCGAATCTGACGGAGCAATATGCCCAGATCGCCGTGGTCGGCCCAAAGGCGCGGACGGTTCTCGAAACACTCGGTGGTATGGACCTCTCGGCAGAGAACCTGCCATTCATGAAATGGGCGGATGGCCAGCTTGCGGGCATCGCCGCCCGTGTGTTTCGCATCTCGTTCTCTGGTGAATTGTCCTATGAGGTGGCTGTGCCAGCGGGGCAGGGGATGGCATTCTGGGATGCTTGCCTGACAGCAGGCGAAGCTCATGGCATCATGCCCTATGGCACCGAGGCGCTGCACGTGATGCGCGCTGAAAAGGGGTTCGTGATGATCGGAGACGAGACGGATGGTACAGTAACGCCTCAGGATCTGAATCTTGGTTGGGCGGTGTCTAAAAAGAAAGCGGATTTTATCGGCAAGCGGGCTCAGATGCGCAGTGATTTTCAGAGGCCGGGCCGAAAACAACTTGTGGGGTTGGAGACGCTGGAACCACAAACCGTGCTGCCAGATGGTGCCCATGCGGTCGAGCCGGGAAAGAATGCTTATGGCCAGGCCCGGACCATTGGTCATGTCACCTCGACTTACTATTCGCCAACCCTAGAGCGTTCCATTGCCATGGCTCTGATCAAGGGGGGCTCCGACCGGATGGGTGAAGTGCTCGACTTCCCGGTGGAAGGGGACAGGGTGATCAAGGCACGGGTTGTTGATCCGGTTTTCCTCGACAAGGAAGGGGAGCGGCAGAATGTCTGA
- a CDS encoding alpha/beta hydrolase — MVQIFFATNRDVKYETSKNSNNFGTRFNEAGPQLFRLGKTDVKLTGDPLDDNAWEVGHTELYPEVLDSRRKEGAKLGSAAMFADLREILKEKQKDVIIYLHGFANDFVNTAKRTAALEHLYGEGGKSAVVVAFSWPSNGKVFGSYNYHSDRDDASLSGVAMARVLAKLVDFLQKLRAEDRQTMIDAQREGRVPTDDELQQCNRSIHIVAHSMGNWALRHAINRFAEINEGRVPRIVDHCFLMAADDDADTLRDEHKMAKLLRLANYIHVYHARDDRALQISDSTKGNPNRLGAHGPENLDLLDERVMAIDCRDVSDTAPDHGRHQYYRLRKEVITDVVATLAGRPQDGRTNRVATRPGRSWRILSGKTA, encoded by the coding sequence ATGGTACAAATTTTCTTCGCGACGAACCGGGACGTAAAGTACGAAACATCGAAAAACTCGAACAATTTCGGAACACGCTTCAACGAAGCCGGTCCTCAATTGTTCAGGCTCGGCAAAACCGATGTCAAACTGACTGGCGACCCGCTGGACGATAATGCTTGGGAAGTGGGCCATACGGAACTCTATCCGGAGGTTCTGGATTCACGCCGGAAAGAAGGCGCCAAGCTCGGCTCCGCTGCGATGTTTGCGGACCTTCGCGAAATCCTCAAGGAAAAGCAAAAGGATGTCATCATCTACCTGCACGGCTTTGCCAACGATTTCGTCAATACGGCAAAACGCACCGCCGCATTGGAGCACCTCTATGGTGAAGGAGGAAAATCAGCCGTCGTCGTCGCCTTTTCCTGGCCATCCAACGGGAAGGTCTTTGGCAGCTACAATTATCATTCGGACAGAGACGACGCTTCGCTTTCAGGCGTGGCAATGGCGCGCGTACTTGCCAAGCTTGTTGATTTTCTTCAAAAACTTCGGGCCGAAGATCGACAGACCATGATCGACGCGCAGCGTGAAGGTAGGGTTCCGACCGATGACGAACTTCAACAGTGCAACCGCTCGATCCACATCGTTGCGCACTCAATGGGAAACTGGGCTCTGCGCCACGCCATCAACCGGTTCGCGGAGATCAACGAAGGCCGCGTACCACGAATTGTCGATCATTGTTTCCTGATGGCAGCTGACGATGACGCGGATACATTGCGCGACGAACACAAGATGGCAAAGCTCCTGCGCCTCGCAAACTATATCCACGTCTACCATGCCCGCGACGACCGGGCCTTGCAGATCAGCGACAGCACCAAGGGCAACCCAAACCGGCTGGGCGCGCATGGCCCGGAAAACCTGGATCTGCTGGACGAACGCGTGATGGCGATCGATTGCCGGGATGTCAGTGACACAGCACCGGACCATGGAAGACATCAGTACTATCGATTGCGCAAGGAAGTCATCACCGACGTCGTGGCCACGCTCGCCGGGCGCCCTCAGGATGGACGCACCAACAGGGTAGCAACGCGGCCAGGGCGCAGCTGGCGGATACTAAGCGGCAAGACCGCCTGA
- the ccmI gene encoding c-type cytochrome biogenesis protein CcmI, translating to MVLRQVWNAPATASDGPGKDLGVYRDQLNEIERDLARGTLSSTEAENLRVEISRRILAGHGNVAVAADTSQHSFLAVGLAVVFLFTGLATYLLLGASGLPDQPLQKRLAEESARVADRVGQKEAEAMISQGGPELDPEELALIDRLENLLKDRPDDVRGYRLLAGNLANLRLFSRAARAQAHLVDLLGEMATADDIFALAEYRILAVKGYVSPEAERALRRTLTLAPSDPRARYYSGLLAYQSGRADIAYDLWNRLLAEGPSNAPWIAAIRSQIAEVAIAAGRNVPTGPSGADIAASEAMSDDERAAMIEGMVEGLALRLADEGGTLDEWERLIRAYGVLGRTADASRAWQDARQIFTDDEVALNRLQQAARDAEVAQ from the coding sequence GTGGTGCTCCGTCAAGTGTGGAATGCCCCGGCTACAGCCAGTGACGGTCCCGGCAAGGATCTCGGCGTCTATCGAGACCAGTTGAACGAGATAGAACGCGACCTTGCACGCGGCACACTTTCCTCAACCGAGGCAGAAAATTTGCGTGTGGAGATCAGTCGCCGAATACTCGCAGGCCATGGAAACGTGGCGGTGGCAGCCGATACTTCTCAACACAGCTTCTTGGCAGTCGGCCTGGCGGTGGTGTTTCTTTTCACTGGTCTTGCGACCTACCTGCTTCTGGGCGCCAGTGGCCTGCCCGACCAACCTTTGCAAAAGCGGCTTGCTGAGGAATCAGCACGGGTCGCAGACCGTGTCGGACAGAAAGAGGCAGAAGCCATGATCTCGCAGGGCGGTCCGGAGCTCGACCCGGAAGAATTGGCCCTGATCGACAGGCTCGAAAACCTCCTGAAGGATCGACCTGACGATGTTCGGGGCTATCGACTACTTGCCGGAAATCTCGCCAACCTTCGATTGTTTTCCCGGGCGGCGCGGGCTCAGGCACATCTGGTCGACCTTTTGGGCGAGATGGCAACTGCCGATGACATTTTTGCCTTGGCTGAGTATCGCATTCTGGCCGTCAAAGGCTATGTTTCTCCCGAGGCGGAAAGAGCTTTGCGCCGGACGCTGACACTTGCTCCTTCGGATCCGCGTGCGCGCTACTATTCTGGTCTGCTCGCGTATCAGTCCGGACGCGCGGACATTGCCTACGATCTCTGGAACCGCCTTCTCGCAGAAGGACCCTCGAACGCTCCATGGATCGCCGCCATAAGATCGCAGATTGCAGAGGTCGCAATCGCGGCAGGTCGCAATGTACCCACGGGGCCAAGCGGCGCAGATATTGCCGCGTCGGAAGCCATGAGCGATGATGAACGGGCCGCCATGATTGAAGGCATGGTGGAAGGATTGGCCCTGCGTTTGGCTGATGAAGGCGGCACATTGGACGAATGGGAACGTCTGATCCGCGCCTACGGGGTGCTCGGCAGGACAGCCGATGCCAGCAGGGCGTGGCAAGATGCACGCCAAATCTTCACCGACGATGAGGTCGCACTCAACCGCCTGCAACAGGCCGCGCGCGATGCCGAGGTCGCGCAATGA
- a CDS encoding sarcosine oxidase subunit beta family protein, whose product MKRYSAFAIAREAVRHHIGWERAWRSPEPKATYDVVIVGAGGHGLATAYYLAKNHGIRRVAVLEKGWLGGGNTGRNTTIIRSNYLQDESAAIFEKSRGLYETLSQDLNYNIMFSPRGVLMLAQTEPELRAWQRTAHANRLAGIESEMVTPDRIKQIVPIINVTGPRYPVLGGLWQARGGTARHDAVAWGYARAASDLGVDIIQQCEVTGIKRDGAAVTGVETTKGMISCKKLCIVVAGSSGVLAEMVGFRLPVESVALQALVSEPIKPCMDCVVMANTVHGYMSQSDKGELVIGGGADGFNNYTQRGSFQHIEETVRALIETFPMISRLKMLRQWGGIVDMTGDRSPIISSTPVKNVFINCGWGTGGFKAIPGSGWATAEMVADGAPRALASSFSLDRFREGRMIDESVAAAVAH is encoded by the coding sequence ATGAAACGCTATTCTGCATTTGCCATTGCTCGCGAGGCCGTTCGCCACCACATCGGCTGGGAGCGGGCATGGCGATCGCCGGAGCCGAAGGCGACTTACGACGTGGTTATAGTCGGTGCTGGTGGTCACGGTTTGGCAACCGCTTATTACCTTGCCAAAAACCATGGTATCCGCCGGGTAGCCGTTCTGGAAAAAGGCTGGCTTGGAGGCGGCAATACGGGCCGCAATACCACTATCATCCGCTCGAACTATTTACAGGACGAAAGTGCCGCGATCTTCGAAAAGTCGCGGGGCTTGTATGAGACACTGAGTCAGGATCTCAATTACAACATTATGTTCAGTCCGCGTGGAGTGTTGATGCTGGCGCAGACGGAACCCGAACTGCGGGCGTGGCAGCGCACGGCACATGCGAACCGGCTGGCCGGGATCGAATCTGAGATGGTGACACCGGACAGGATCAAGCAGATTGTGCCGATCATCAACGTCACTGGGCCACGCTACCCGGTGCTTGGCGGGCTTTGGCAAGCCCGAGGTGGAACCGCCCGACACGATGCCGTTGCCTGGGGATATGCCCGCGCGGCCTCTGACTTAGGCGTCGATATCATCCAGCAGTGCGAAGTAACTGGCATCAAAAGGGATGGGGCGGCCGTCACCGGCGTCGAGACGACCAAAGGCATGATTTCGTGTAAGAAACTTTGCATTGTGGTGGCAGGATCGTCCGGAGTACTTGCGGAGATGGTCGGCTTTCGGCTGCCGGTGGAGAGCGTCGCGTTGCAGGCCTTGGTTTCCGAGCCGATCAAGCCTTGCATGGACTGCGTCGTCATGGCCAATACCGTCCACGGATACATGAGCCAGTCCGACAAGGGCGAATTGGTGATCGGTGGTGGTGCGGACGGCTTCAACAACTACACTCAGCGCGGCTCGTTCCAGCATATCGAGGAGACGGTGCGAGCGCTGATCGAAACCTTCCCGATGATTTCCCGACTGAAAATGCTGCGTCAGTGGGGGGGCATCGTCGACATGACTGGCGACCGTTCGCCAATAATCTCAAGTACTCCGGTGAAAAACGTCTTTATTAATTGCGGCTGGGGTACGGGCGGCTTCAAGGCAATCCCGGGGTCTGGGTGGGCAACGGCTGAGATGGTGGCTGACGGCGCACCACGTGCTCTGGCATCGTCCTTCAGTCTCGATCGCTTCCGCGAAGGCCGGATGATCGACGAGAGTGTCGCGGCGGCGGTGGCACACTGA
- a CDS encoding sarcosine oxidase subunit gamma, with protein sequence MSEIVHVEKLGRRGMISMKGDLAEKLVAAVAEAATGMALPGPREIMLEDGRGLAWMAPDELLLLFPEEEVEQALTKMESSAGDQHILIAEVSDARTIFAVEGARAREVLAKLAPVDLSPEAFGQRQIRRTRLAQVAAAFWLVSETRFEVVCFRSVEDYVEGLLRLSAAPGTVPEFF encoded by the coding sequence ATGTCTGAAATCGTGCATGTCGAAAAGCTGGGCCGCCGTGGAATGATTTCTATGAAGGGAGATCTGGCGGAAAAGCTGGTCGCCGCTGTTGCCGAGGCGGCGACAGGAATGGCGTTGCCCGGGCCGCGAGAGATTATGCTGGAGGATGGAAGGGGCTTGGCATGGATGGCCCCGGATGAGTTGCTACTGCTGTTTCCAGAAGAAGAGGTGGAGCAAGCACTGACCAAAATGGAATCCAGTGCGGGAGATCAGCACATCCTGATTGCAGAGGTTTCAGATGCCAGGACCATTTTCGCAGTCGAAGGCGCCCGTGCCCGGGAAGTACTTGCTAAACTTGCGCCGGTAGATCTATCGCCTGAAGCCTTTGGGCAAAGGCAAATCCGGCGGACGCGGCTGGCGCAGGTGGCGGCAGCTTTCTGGCTCGTCTCTGAGACCCGTTTCGAAGTTGTCTGTTTCCGCTCTGTCGAGGATTACGTGGAGGGCCTGCTACGCTTGAGCGCGGCACCCGGAACAGTGCCGGAGTTCTTTTAA